From the Anaeromyxobacter dehalogenans 2CP-1 genome, the window CACCCCGCACAACCCCACGGGCCGGATCTACGGGCGCGCCGAGCTGGCGGGGCTGGCGGAGGTGCTGGAGCGCGCTTCGCGCCGGATCGGCCGCCGGGTCTTCCTCCTGTCCGATGAGCCCTATCGGCGCATCCGCTTCGACGGCCGGGCCTTCACCAGCCCGGCGGCCGTGTACCCGTGGACGCTCGTCTCCTACAGCTACGGCAAGGTCCTGCTGGCCCCGGGGCAGCGGCTCGGCTACCTGGCCCTCTCACCGCTGATGCCCGCCTCCGACCGTCAGCAGCTGCGCGACGTCATGTTCGCGAGCCAGATGGCGCTGGGCTGGTGCTTCCCGAATGCCGTCATGCAGTACGCGGTACCGCAGCTGGAGCCCCTCTCCATCGACGTGACGGCGCTGGCCCGCCGGCGCGATGCGCTGAGCGAGGCGCTGGGCCGGGCCGGCCACGGCGTCCTGCCGCCGGAGGGGACGTTCTACCTGTGGGCGCGGTGGTCGGGAGATCCCGTCCGCCAGTGGGAGGCCCTGGCCGACGAAGGGGTCTTCGTCATGCCGGGCACGCTCATGAAGCAGCCGGACTACTTCCGGATCAGCCTGACCGCGTCGGACGCGATGGTGGCGCAAGCGCTTCCATACCTGGCCCGGCGGGCGTGAGGACGCCGCCCGGCGGTCTATGGTGCGCGCACCAGCGCGACCACCGAAGGCGAGTAGGTGATGCAGCCGGCGCAGCACTTCCCGGGTGCGCCCTCCACAGGCGTGAGCTGAACGTCCTGCGAAACGTAGCCGGGCGCGGTGACCGTGACGCTGAAGACCGCATCGGGCAACTGCTCGGTGCCCGTCGTGCACCGGGTCGCCCCACCGGCGTCGGTACATGCCCAGGTCACGCTCCCGCCACTGACGGCCGCTCCGGGCACCACGCCGGAGCTCACGGAATCCGTGATCGTGAGGTCTCCCGACCGAGGACACGGCGAGCAGTTCACGTCCTGGCAAGCCTCGTCCTCGCAGCCGACCGTGCACAGCCCGAGGATCGAGAGCAGCGCGACGAGAGGGATTCGCATCGGGTCATCCTTGCGCCGACAGTGAAGTCCGTCAAGCCCTTTGGCCGTCACATCCGGCTCGGCACCGAGTTGCCTGGCGAGCGCGGGACGATCGGCGGCCGGTCCCGGATCACTTGACCGGCGATCGGCCTTCCTCGTCGATCAGCGCTGCTTCGGCGGGCGAGACGGTCCTCAGCCTCGTGAGGAGCGAGGCCGCGGCGTCCGCGTTCCCCGAGGCGCGGTAGGCGCGAATCAGGCTCGCCATGACCCACGGCTGGTCGGGCCGGAACCGGAGGCTCATGTCATACGCCTGGATGGCAAGGTCGTACTGGCCGCGGGCATGAGCGCCGTGACCCTTGGTGGACCACCAGGTGGCTGACCACGGGCAGGCGACGGTGACGCCAAACGCCAGCAGGATCAGGAGGATCGCTCCGGCCTTCGCCAGGCGTGGCCGCCTCCCCGTCGCGACGGCCTCCGCGGCGGCTGCTCCGAACAGGAGGCCGCCGAGGTGAGCCCCGTTCGCCACCTCGCGTGTCAGGACGATCCAGCATCCGACGAGACCTGCCGCGAACAGGATTCCGGTCTTCGTCGTGAAAGTCGCTCTCAGCTCGCCGCGCTTGCCCCTCGCCAGCCATCCGAAGCCGAACACGGCGAACACCATTCCGGAAGCGCCCACTCCGACGTCGTCGAAGATGGCCAGATGGAACGAAGAGCTCACGAACGCGGACGTGAGCAGGAGCAGCCCCATCGCGCGCGGTCCGAATGCGCCCTCGACCGCCCGCCCGAGCGTCCACAGCCAGTAGACGTTCAGCGCCAGGTGCGACAGGGCCTGGTGGATGAAGGCTGAAACGAGCAGCACCCAGGCCGCCCCGGACCAGACCTGGAACGCGTCGCCACGGTAGCCCCAGGACGCGAACGGCGCCTCGCCTGGCGTTGCGGAGATCACCGCGAAGAGTGCCACCATCGTGGCGCAGGCGGTGGCCGTGACCCACGGCACTCGGCGTCTCGAGGCCGGCCCCGTCGCAAGTGCTGGACGCGAGGTGCTCCCGGCGACCGGAGAGAGGGCTTCGGGAGCGTCCTGTCTCATGTCGTTGGCCCCCTGCCGGCCTCACGCCAATGGATTGGCCGCCACGGAGAGTATATGTGGCACCCAGGAACCGCAATCGTCTCCGCCGGTCACCTCGAGTGACTGGCGATCCGACGCGCAGTTCCCGGCGACGAGCCCGACGGCGCCGACGACCGCGTTCAGGTCGCCGCCGCCGACGCGCAGCCACACGCGCACGGTGCAGCCGAGGAACACCAGCGCGGCCACCATGAACACGAAGCCGAGCACGAAGCGCGGCAGGACGGCGACGCCGCCGCGCGGACGGAACTGTCCGGACGCGACGGCGGCGCCGGCCGCGCCGAGCACGAGCGCGGGGAGCTCGGGCCGGAGGTAGGCGAGGGCGCCCATCCCGGCGGCGGACCCGCCGAACGCGCCGGTGATGTCGCGCAGGAAGCAGGCGACGCAGACGCCCATGTTCCCGGGGTTCCCGGCGTACACGAGCAGCGATGCGACGACCCCGAAGAAGAGGCCGGCGAGGAGGAGCTTCCACAGGGCGGAAGAGGGGGACTGCGCTTGCATGCGTGCTGCTCCGTGCGCCGGGGAATCTCGGCACGGCCGAGGAGGGTGGCGGCGGCGGCTTGGTCTACGAGGCGAACTCGCCTCGGGCCCTCACGGGCGGGCGAGCTGGAGCGGCGCGCGGCTCACGATCGGCAGCACGGGCGCACCATACCCCGAGCCACGGACGGGGCGCGGCGGAAAGGCGTGCGGCACGCGGTCGCGCCGCGCGCTTCCACGGCAGCTGCGCCGCCCACCGACCGCTCGGCGGATGGAGGTGCGCTCGACCCGCTGCCGCTCAAGCGCGCGGTTCGAGAACGCCCCGTCGAATCCGCGCGCTGCGGGGATCCGCTCCTTAGGTCCGACTGGCTTGGCGCGTCCAGGCAGGTCTTCGAGATGCCGCGCTCGTCGCAGCCCTTCCTCATCCGCGTGACCCACTGGGCGCACGCCGTCCTGTTCGCGGTGATGGCCGGGAGCGGGCTCCAGATCCTCGCCGCGTTCCCGCTGCTCGGCCCGCGCGGCGAGCCCTACGCCTGGTACCCGCTGCAGGGCGTCGGCCCGCCCGCCGTGCTGACGGTAGGGAAGTGGCTCGCGGGAGCGCGGCACTGGCACTTCGCGTTCGCCTAGATCTTCACCGCGAACGCCCTCGTCTACCTCGCCTACTTCATCGCGAGCGGCGCATGGCGCGAGCGGCTCTTCTCCCCGCGGCGCGACGCGCGGAACGCGTGGGAGACCGTGCTCCACGACCTGCGCCTCCGGCGTGCCGCGCCGTCGCCGGTGGGGCTCTACAACGGGATGCAGCGCCTCGTGTACACCGGCGTGCTCGCGATCGCGCCCCTCCTCGTCGCGTCGGGGCTCGCGATCTACAAGCCTGTCCAGCTGCCACGCCTCACGGCGCTCCTGGGCGGATACGACGCGGCACGCGCGATTCACCTGGGCGTGCTGGTGGCGCTCGCCGCGTTCCTCGTCGTCCACGTCGTGCAGGCGGTGCTCCACCCGCGGACGCTCGTCGACATGACGGCGGGCGGACGGAGGGCCGAGGCGTGACCGGTACGCGGCGAGCGTTCCTCCGGGCCGGCCTGCGCACGGGGGCGCTCGTCGCGCTCGGGGGCGTCGCGTGCGACTCCGACCACCCGCGGGCGGGCTTCCTGGGCCTCATGGAGCGGGTGAACGAGCGCTTGCAGCGGGCGCTCTTCGACCCGGGCCGGCTCGCGCCGGAGCTCGCCGAGAGTGACGAGAGCGCGCCCGGCGACTTCCCGCAGTACAAGATCGGGAGCGACTACCCCGCCGCGCCGGAGGGCTGGGCGCTGCGGGTCGGAGGCCTCGTCGCGCGCCCGGTCGTCCTGTCCGCGGACGCGCTCCAGCGGCTGCAGCGGACGCGCACGCGCGTCCGGCACCACTGCGTCGAGGGCTGGTCCGCCGTCGCGTCCTGGGACGGCGTGCGCGTCTCGGAGCTCGCGCGGCTCGTCGCGCCCGACCGGCGTGTCCGGTACGTCGAGTTCCGCTCGTTCGAGGCCGGATACTACTCGTCGTGGGACCTCGAGAGCGCCCTTCACCCTCAGACGATCCTCGCCTACGGCATGAACGGCCAGCCGCTCGCACGCGAGTACGGCGCGCCGCTGCGGCTCTACTCCGCGGTGAAGCTCGGCTACAAGATGGTGAAGTGGGTGACCGACGTCTCCTTCCTGCCGGTTCGGACCGGCGGCTACTGGGAGGACCGCGGGTACGAGTGGTTCGCGGGCGTGTGACGGTGCCCGGGCGAAGGGGGCGGACATGGCGGGTCATGAGGAGCGCGGGACGAACGGGCGGGAGGCGCTCGCGCGGGCGCTGCGGTGGGTCGTGGCAGCCATGGCGTGCATGGCGGCGGTCAGCGCGCTCGCGGCGGAGGGCGAGCAGCACGTGCGCGGCGTGGTGAGCGAGGTGGCCGGCGACTCGGTCACGGTGAAGCTGCAGGATGGACGGCCGCAGCCGCTGAAGCTCGGGCCGAAGTCGCGCGTGAGCACCGCGACGCGGGCCGATCTCGGCGCGATCGCGAAGGGCGCGTACGTCGGCACGACGGCGGTCCAGGCGAAGGACGGCACGCTGCGCGCCGTCGAGGTCCACGTCTTCCCCGAGGCGGCGCGGGGCACGGGCGAGGGGCATCGCCCCTGGGACCTGAAGCCGGGCAGCTCGATGACGAACGCGACGGTGGCCGGCGCCGAGGATGCGAAGGGCGCTCGGAGCACGATGACGAACGCGAACGTCTCGGACGTCTCCGGCGGGTCCGGCGGGAAGCGGCTCGAGCTCACGTACGCGGGCGGCAAGCAGACGGTGATCGTTCCCCCGGGGACGCCAGTCGTGCGCATCGAGCCGGCGGACCGCGCCGCCATCGCGACCGGCGCGCACGTGTTCGCGGCGGGGGCGCCCCAGCCGGACGGGACGGTGCTCGTCGATCGGATGTTCGTCGGGAAGGACGGCGCGGTTCCGCCGATGTGATCCCCGACCGCGCTTCGCGGTCCGGGGGGCGTGGCGCTCGGCTCGGAGCGCGCCGCCACCCGGCGGGTCAGGCGCGCCCGTACACGGGAACGACCGCGCCGCTCACGTCGCGGGCCGCGTCGGAGAGCAGGAACTCGATGACGGCTGAGAGCGACTCGATCGACACCCACCGTGAAGGATCGGCGCCGGGCATGGCGCCGCGGTTCGCGGGGGTGTCGATGGTGCTCGGCAGGACGGCGTTCACGCGGACGCCGGTCTCCAGCACCTCCTGGGCGATCACGCGCGCGAGCGCCACGACCGCGGTCTTCGCGACCGTGTAGCCCGCGGCGCCCGCCCCGGACCACGGCCGCTCCACGTTCCGCGAGCCGACCACCACCACGCTGCCGGAGCGCTGCGCCACGAGGCGCGGCATCAGCGCGCGCAGCGCGCGCTGCGCCGACTCGAGGTTCTCGTCGAGCATGCTCCGCCAGGTCCCCTCGTCGCGGTCCTCGTGGAACGGCTCGCCTCCGCGCCAGCCACCGGCGACCAGCGCAGCGCCCGAGACCGCGCCGAGGCGCGACCCCACGGCGTCGAGCGTCGCGTCCCACGCCGCGGTCGAGTCGGCCTCGAGGGTGAACCCCGCGAACCCGGCGCCGAGGTCCGCCTCGAGCGTTCGCAGGCGCTCCTCGTGCCGGCGGAGCCCCACGCCGGCGACGCGGTAGCCATGCGCGACGAGGTGGCCGGCGAGGGCGGTCCCGAGGGCTCCTGCGGCTCCGGAGATCACGACGACAGGGGTCATGCTGGACTGTGTAATCGCTCGACGCCTTTGCGGCAGCGCTCGGCCCATGGCCCTGGCGGCCGGACCTTCGCCGGCTGCCATACCGGCGAGCCACCGGCTCGCGCGGGTACGCGCACGCGCGACCTTCCGTCGTTACGTCGTCGTCCGGCCGCACGCGCTGCGACCGGAGTGGAGGGTGCATGTTGCCGAGGACCTGCCGCCGTCTCGTCCCGCTGCTCTTGCTCGCGGTGGCTCCCGCGGTCGGCGCGCAGGAGATCCGCGTGACGCTGCTCGGGACGGGGAGGCCCGCGCCGGAGATCGACCGGTTCGGCCCGAGCACGCTCGTGGAGGCCGGAGGGCACCGGCTGCTCTTCGACGCCGGACGCGGCGTGACGCAGCGGTTGTGGCAGCTCCGGATACCCCTTCGAGACGTGGACGCGGTCTTCCTGACGCATCTCCACTCGGATCACGTGGTCGGCCTCCCCGACCTCTGGCTCACCGGCTGGCTGCCGACGCCGTTCGGACGTCGCGCTGCGCCGCTGTCGCTGTGGGGGCCCGCGGGGACGGTCGACATGGTGGCCGCGCTCCGGAGGGCGTATGCGTGGGACCTGCGCGCCCGCAGCGGGCACCAGCAGCTCCCGGAAGCGGGGACCACGATCCGTGCGCGCGACGTCAAGCAGGGCGTCGTGTACGAACGCGACGGCGTGAAGGTCACCGCGTTCCTCGTCGACCACGGACCGCACCTCCGTCCCGCGCTCGGGTACCGCGTCGATCACGCCGGGCGGTCCGTCGCCATCTCGGGGGACACGCGCCCGTGCGAGAATCTCGTCCGGTTCGCGGCGGGCACCGACGTGCTCGTCCACGAGGTGGCTGCCGCGCGAAAGGAGCTCGTGGAGCGTTCCGCCGTGGTGCGCAGCATCCTCGAGGTCCACACCTCGCCTGAGGACGCGGGCCGGGTCTTCACGCGCGTGAAGCCCAGGCTCGCGGTGTTCACGCACGTCGCGCTGGTCACGACGGACCCGGACGTGCCGGCGCCCTCGGTCGCGGACATCATCGCCCGGACGCGCACGACCTACGCCGGGCCGCTCGTCGTCGGCGAGGACCTCATGACGGTCGTCATCGGCGACGAGGTCGAGGTCCGCCACGCTCCGGAGGCGGGTGCCCGCTGAAGGCGCCGCCGTCGCGCTGACCTGCTGGGCTCACGTTCGCACCGTCGCGAAACTCTGCACCGTGTTGTGTTCCTCCGCAGTGCGGGGCGCGAGGCCGATCGGCTCGAAATCTCAGAGCATTCCGGGCGGGCGCGGCGCGGCGCCGCTGTCCCTCTCAGCAGTTCGCCGTGCGCGTCGCGGCGCACGCCGAGGCGCTCGCCGCGGCCGCTCGCGACCCAACCGCCCGCGTCCGCACGGGGTTCCCGGGATCGGGGTGCGGCCCGCGTGCGCTGGCCCGCGGCTTGCCATCGAGAACGGTCGAAGGGCGAAGGACCGCAGCGACGAAGCCCAACGCAGGAGCTGACAAGGAGCACGCCATGATGTTCGCACTCGTGCTGGCCCTCATCGGATTCGCCATCATCCCGGCCCTGAACCTCTCCGCCTCGCACTGACTCCCGTCGGCGGCAGCGCACGCGTACGGAGCGAGGAGCCCATGGCCTACGATCTACTTTCCGTGTACCCGGCGAAGCTCCTGGAGTACGGCCTCGGGATCGGCTACCTGCTGCTCTTCATCCCCTTCTGGAGGTACGTGCAGGGCGGCCGGCGCGAGGCGCGCGAGGTGATGCGGGTCGCGGTGCCGGTGCGCGAGGCGGTGTCCGCCGCCCTCCGTGCGGCGCGTCCCGCGGGCGCGACCGCCATCGCCCGGCCGGCCTCGGCCGGCTGGTTCCACGTCCCGGCCGACGTGCACCTGCACCCCGGCCACACCTGGGCGCGGCTGGGCGGCGACGGGCTCGTCTCCGTGGGCATCGACGACTTCGCCCACAAGCTGGTGGGGCCGGCGACGGTGGAGCTGCCCGCGGTCGGGGCGCGGGTGGCGCAGGGCGAGCCCGCCATCGAGCTGCGCGAAGAGGACCGCGGGGTCGCGATGCTCTCGCCGGTGGACGGCACCGTGGTCGCGGTGAACCCGCGCGTCCGCGCCCACGGCGCGCTCGAGGACCCCTACGGCGCGGGCTGGCTGTTCAAGGTGAAGGCGCCGCGGCTGGTGGCGAACTTCCGGCAGCTCCAGGCCGAGGCGCCGGCGCAGCGGATGCTCGACGTGGCCGGGGACACGCTGGCGCTCCGCCTCGCGCCCGAGCTCGGGCAGGTCCTGCAGGACGGCGGCACGCCGGTCCACGGCATCGCCCGCGCGCTGGCCGGGGAGGGCTGGGACGAGCTGGCGCGGGAGTACTTCCTGACCTGAGCCGCCGCGGACGCACGCGAGGGGCCGGCGAGCGCCGGCCCTTCGCCGTCGGACGCGGTCCTCATCGCCGGCGGCGGCCGGCGACCCGGCGCGCGGGCGCCTCGGGCACCTTCGCGGCGCGGCCGGTCCACTGCTCCATGCTGCCGGCGGCGCCGAGCGCGCTGGACAGGGCGTCGGCCAGGCCGGTGGGGAGCACGCCGTTCAGGAAGGGGACGAGCTTCACGAGCCACGGGGTGCGGACGAACACCCGGTCCCGCTCGACGCCCTCGACGATCTCGTCCGCGAGCTGCGCCGGCGTGAGCATCGACGTGAGCAGCGGCGGCCGGGCTCCTTCGAAGAGGCCGGTCGAGACGTACAGCGGGCAGACGGTCGTCACGTGCACGTGGCGGTGCCCCTGCCGCGCGAGCTCCAGCCGGATCGACTCGGAGAACCCGACCACGGCCCACTTGCTCGAGGCGTAGGTGGTCGCGAACGGCACCGCGGTGAGCCCCGCCGCGCTCGCCACGTTGACGAGGTGCGCCTCCGGCCGGCCGACGAGGTCGGCGAGGAACGCGTGCGTCACCGACACCAGGCCGAGCACGTTCACGGAGAACGTGTCGAGGTGCTTCTGGAGCGGGACATCCACGAACGCGCCGCCGAAGACCACCCCGGCGTTGTTGACCAGCACGTCGATCGGCCCGCCGCGGGAGTGGATCGCGTCCCGCGCCTGCAGGATCGAGGGGCCCTTCGTGACGTCGAGGACGTGGTGCTGCGCGTTTGCCCCGGCCCGGCGGATTCCGTCGGCGGTCGCGGCCAGGGGCGCCTCGTCGCGGTCGGTCAGGATCAGCGCCGCGCCCCGGGCGCCGAGCCGCTCGGCGAGGGCCCGGCCGATTCCGGCCGCGGCCCCGGTGATGAGGACGCGCTTTCCGTTCCAGGCCTTCATGGCGACCTCCGGTCGTTTGCGTCGACGTTGCTCCTCGCGCGAAACGGTGAGGCTGCGCCCGTTGGTCGCAGACCAGGGAGAGACGCACCGTGGACGAGCACCGCCGCGCCCTCTGCAGCCGATCGTCCTGCCCGGCTGTCACACCATCCCGAGGGGACCGCTTCGAACTGGCCCCGCCCGGTGCCGGCGAAGGCCTCCCGGGCCTGGCGCATCATGGGGGCCAGCGGGGATGCCAATGAAGAACGTCGTCAGCATCAGCCTCGGCGCGAGCGCCGGTGACTACGACTACACCACGCGGTTCATGGGGCAGTCGTTCCGCGTCCGCCGCTTCGGGGTCGACCACGACCTCCGCAAGGCGCTCGACCTGCTCGCGCGCTGGCAGGGCGAGTGCGACGCGATCGGGCTCGGCCTCGTGGCCGACCACCTGCTGGTCGGGACGCGCCGCTGGGAGGATCCGACCACCGCCGAGCTCGAGGCGGCGGTGTGCGAGGTGCCGGTCACCACCGGCGCCCGCCTCCGCGGCTTCCTCGACGAGTGGGCCATCCGGCACATCCAGGCGCACGAGCAGCGCTGCTTCACGAACGCACGGGTGATCTTCCTCTCCGGCCTCGCGAACTACGCCATCGCGCAGGCCGTGTCCGAGTACACGCACAACCTGGGCTTCGCCGACCCGCTGCTCCAGCTCGGGCTGCCGGCGATCCTGGGCTCGGTCGCGCAGCTCGAGGCATACGCGGCGCTCACGGCGCCCGTGCAGCGTCCGCTCCAGGCGGTGTGGGGCAAGGCCCCGCTCGCGCTCCGCGACGCCTGGACGCGGCTGATCCTCGGGAAGGCGGCCCGCGAGGCGAGCGTCCTGGTGGGTCCGCACGACGACCTCGCCGCGCTCGGGCGCGAGGCGCTGGACCGCAAGATCGTCCTCACCTCGGCGGTGACGGACGAGGAGGTCGAGCGGCTCGGCGACCAGGGGGTGGACGTCGTCATCGACCGCACGCCGAAGCTGCTCGGGCGCGTCGTGGGCCTCAACGTGATCGAGGCCATGATCATCGCCGCGCTGGGCAGGCAGCACCGCGACGACGTCCTCCACGACGAGTACCTCGACATCTTCGGCGAGATGAAGCTCGCGCCGCGCATCCTGTTCCCCTCGGGCAAGCCCAGGCGCGTGAACCGGTTCGCCTTCGTCATCCACCCGCTGTCGCGCGAGTACCTGAAGGCGTCGAAGCCCGTCGAGCTGGCGTCGCGCATCGCCCCGTCGGTCGTGCTGCCGGTCGTCGAGAAGCTCATCGCGTACTCGCCGCCGTTCGTGTACTCGCGGGTCACCGGCATCCGGTCGCCGACCGGCACCGAGGCGGAGGGCTGGCTCATCACCGTGGGCGGCACGCCCAAGGAGCTCCTGGCGCACAGCCCGGAGTTCACGTACCGGCGGCTGCTCGCCGCCGCCAAGATCGCCGAGGGGCTCGGCGCCCAGATCATGGGCCTCGGCGCGTTCACCAAGGTGGTGGGCGACGCGGGCGTGACGGTCGCGAAGCGCGCCGGCATCCCCATCACCACCGGGAACAGCTACAGCGCGTCCGCGGCGCTCTGGGCCGCCGCGGACGCGGTGAAGCGCCTCGGGCTCCTCTCCCGGAGCGAGGACGGCAAGGTCGCCGGCAAGGCGATGGTGGTGGGGGCGACGGGCGCGATCGGCGCCGCGTGCGCGCGCCTGCTCGCGATGTCCTTCGACGACGTCTTCCTCGTGTCGCCGGAGATCGGGAAGCTGCTCACGTTGCGGGAGACGATCCTCGCGGACACGCCCGACGCGGTCCTGCACCTGTCGAGCAAGGCGGACGAGAACCTGCGCGACATGGACCTCGTGGTCACGGCCACCTCCGGCGCCGGCAAGAAGATCCTCGACATCATGAAGGTGAAGCCCGGCTGCGTGATCACCGACGTGGCGCGCCCGCTCGACCTGCCGCCGTCCGAGGTGGCGAAGCGGCCCGACGTGCTCGTCATCGAGTCGGGCGAGATCCAGCTGCCCGGCGGCGCGCGCATGCGCGACATCGGCCTCCCGGACGGCGTCGTGTACGCCTGCCTGGCCGAGACGATCGTCCTCGCGCTGGAGGGCCGGTTCGAGAGCTACACCGTCGGTCGGAACATCGAATGGGAGAAGGTGAAGGAGATCTACAAGCTCGGGCTCAAGCACGGCATGCGGCTGGCGGCCATCTCCGGGGTGAACGGGCCGTTCACCGACGAGGACATCGGCCGCGTTCGCGCGCTCGCGCTCGCGGCGCGGACGCGCTGGCCGGGCGGGGCGCCGTCGCGCGCGGCCGTGCGCGAGCCTGCGCGGCCGGCCGCGGAGCGCCCGGAGCAGCACGCGGGGGCCTGAGCCACCTTCCCCAGCCGGACGCGCGACCGGGAAGGGTCACCGGTCCGCGTGCACGACGTAGAAGCAGTTCTGGATGTCGTGCGGCAGCGTGTGAACCGAGACCTCGCCGAACCCAGCCTCGGCGAGCATCGCCCGCGCGCGCTCCTCGCCCCACATCGTCCCGAGCCCGGCCCCGCCCTGCGCGAGCGAGACGGTCATGCAGTGCATGACGGACACCGCGTACAGGAAGGGTGCGAGCGGATGTTCGACGTTCCGTTCGAGGGCGCTCGACGCGCGGATGTCCTGCATCAGGAAGATGCCGTCCGGCGCGAGGCGCTGGCGGATGCCGCGGAGCACGGCGGCCGGATCCGCCTGGTCGTGGATCGCGTCGAACGCGGTGATGAGGTCGTACCGCGCCTCGCCGACCGGACCGGCGGCGTCCCGCACGTCGAACTCGACGTTCGTGAGCCGGTGCTCGGCGGCGACGTTGCGCGCCGCGCGTATCGCCTCCTCGGAGAAGTCGTGCCCCGTGAACCGGCTTCGCGGGTAGGCGCGCGCGAGCGCGGTCAGCGCGCGCCCCGAGCCGCAGCCAACGTCGAGCACGGAGATCCCGTCCAGCAGGTCGTGCTCGAGCCCCGGCACGAGGGCGACGATCGCGTCGAGCGCCCCCACCACGCTCTGGCCACTGTCCTCCGCCATCACCTCGTGGAAGCGGTGGAACGCGGAGTACGGGACGCCGCTCCCGCTGCGGAAGCACTCGACGATCCGGTCCTCGACCGCCCCGAGCAGCGCGACGTACTGCGCGTAGACCGCGAAGTTGTTGGGCGTCGCGGCGCGCGTGAGGAGCGAGGCGTGGTGCGCGGGCAGGCGGTACTGGCCGCCGCGCGGGTCGTACTCGACGACCCTCGAGGTCGTCATCGCGCCGAGCCACTCACGCACGTAGCGCTCGTCGAGGCCCGCCTCGTGCGCGAGCTCCGCTGCCGTCGCGGGCGGCAGGCGCGCCATCGCGTCGAAGAGGCCCGTGCGGTGGCCGACCGAGATCATGAGCGCAGCCCCGGCCTCGTCGAGCATGCCGACCAGCCGGTTCCCGAACGCATCCACCGCGTCGGCGTTCGGAGCCGCTCGCGCGGGTTCCATCGCATGCGGGTGTTCCATGGTTCGCCCCCCTCGAAAACCAGGCTCTAGGCGCGGCGTGAGGCCGCGGCCACAACCTCTTGGATCCGCCGGATCTCACAGAGATATGCCCGGTGAGGCACGGACCCGCTGATCGGATCGATCGCGGCGTTCCCGATCAGGAGGTTGAAGTTCGCGCCGTCAGGGCCGAACGGATCGTAGCCGGGTGCTCCAACCTCCGGGCACGGCTGCCACCACCCGTGCTGCCCGGAGACCACGTCCGGCTGCAACGTGTCGTTCAGCCGCGCCCGCGCGCGCACGCTGCCGTCGGGCGTCTCGATGCGGACCCAGTCGCCCGTCGCGATGCCGCGTTCCGCCGCAGCCGCGGGGTGCAGCTCGACCTCGGGGTCCATCGCCTTCCGCCGCAGGCTGGGGAGCGCGCGGTGCTGGGTCTCGCAGAAGAGGGTGTGCTTCGTGCACGTGAGGACGAGCGGATAGCGCTCCGCGAGGTCGGGGCGGGAGACCGGACCGACGAGTGGCTCCTGGTACTCGGGCAGCGGCGGGTGGCCGTGGGCGAGCAGCGTCTCGGAGTACAGCTCGATCTTGCGCGTGGGCGTGTCGAAGCCTCGCGGGATCCCGCCGGCCTCCTCCGCGAACTTGCGGTAGCGCGTCTCGAGCGCGACGCGCGCACCCGCGGGGTGCTCGCGCAGCCACTCGAGCGAGAGCCCCGAGGGCCCGAGCTGGTGGCGATAGGCGGCGTCGACGTCCCCGTTCCAGAAGTGCTCCCCGAGCCCGAGCGCGACGGCGAGGCCGAAGACGAGCTCGGTGTCGGAGCGCGCCTCGCCAGGGGGCGCGGCCACGGGCCGCCGCAGCTGCACGAGCGACTGCGCCTCGGGGCTCACCTCGAAGCCGAGCTTGAGCGCCTCGCGCTCGAAGCCGCTCGCCACCGGCAGGACCAGGTCGGCGAGCTCCGCGGTGGGGTTCATGAAGAGGTCCGCGTGGACGTAGAAGTCGAGCGCGCGGAGCGCCTCGCGCCCGCGCGGGA encodes:
- a CDS encoding glycine cleavage system protein H, which translates into the protein MAYDLLSVYPAKLLEYGLGIGYLLLFIPFWRYVQGGRREAREVMRVAVPVREAVSAALRAARPAGATAIARPASAGWFHVPADVHLHPGHTWARLGGDGLVSVGIDDFAHKLVGPATVELPAVGARVAQGEPAIELREEDRGVAMLSPVDGTVVAVNPRVRAHGALEDPYGAGWLFKVKAPRLVANFRQLQAEAPAQRMLDVAGDTLALRLAPELGQVLQDGGTPVHGIARALAGEGWDELAREYFLT
- a CDS encoding rhomboid family intramembrane serine protease, which codes for MVALFAVISATPGEAPFASWGYRGDAFQVWSGAAWVLLVSAFIHQALSHLALNVYWLWTLGRAVEGAFGPRAMGLLLLTSAFVSSSFHLAIFDDVGVGASGMVFAVFGFGWLARGKRGELRATFTTKTGILFAAGLVGCWIVLTREVANGAHLGGLLFGAAAAEAVATGRRPRLAKAGAILLILLAFGVTVACPWSATWWSTKGHGAHARGQYDLAIQAYDMSLRFRPDQPWVMASLIRAYRASGNADAAASLLTRLRTVSPAEAALIDEEGRSPVK
- a CDS encoding cytochrome b/b6 domain-containing protein, which encodes MFTANALVYLAYFIASGAWRERLFSPRRDARNAWETVLHDLRLRRAAPSPVGLYNGMQRLVYTGVLAIAPLLVASGLAIYKPVQLPRLTALLGGYDAARAIHLGVLVALAAFLVVHVVQAVLHPRTLVDMTAGGRRAEA
- a CDS encoding molybdopterin-dependent oxidoreductase; this encodes MTGTRRAFLRAGLRTGALVALGGVACDSDHPRAGFLGLMERVNERLQRALFDPGRLAPELAESDESAPGDFPQYKIGSDYPAAPEGWALRVGGLVARPVVLSADALQRLQRTRTRVRHHCVEGWSAVASWDGVRVSELARLVAPDRRVRYVEFRSFEAGYYSSWDLESALHPQTILAYGMNGQPLAREYGAPLRLYSAVKLGYKMVKWVTDVSFLPVRTGGYWEDRGYEWFAGV
- a CDS encoding MBL fold metallo-hydrolase; its protein translation is MLPRTCRRLVPLLLLAVAPAVGAQEIRVTLLGTGRPAPEIDRFGPSTLVEAGGHRLLFDAGRGVTQRLWQLRIPLRDVDAVFLTHLHSDHVVGLPDLWLTGWLPTPFGRRAAPLSLWGPAGTVDMVAALRRAYAWDLRARSGHQQLPEAGTTIRARDVKQGVVYERDGVKVTAFLVDHGPHLRPALGYRVDHAGRSVAISGDTRPCENLVRFAAGTDVLVHEVAAARKELVERSAVVRSILEVHTSPEDAGRVFTRVKPRLAVFTHVALVTTDPDVPAPSVADIIARTRTTYAGPLVVGEDLMTVVIGDEVEVRHAPEAGAR
- a CDS encoding aminotransferase class I/II-fold pyridoxal phosphate-dependent enzyme, which codes for MAIVSRRAAAADRAFEAVKSFYFSSRYGERRGDATIADFTFGNPHEMPLDGLVAAIREAAVPLDENWFAYKSSEEAPQAFLAETVGRELGLPLEPSDVALTAGAFGAISLAFRLLLDARDEAIFNAPAWFCYEPMLLAADAVPREVALRAPRFDLDLEAIEAAIGPNTRLVIVNTPHNPTGRIYGRAELAGLAEVLERASRRIGRRVFLLSDEPYRRIRFDGRAFTSPAAVYPWTLVSYSYGKVLLAPGQRLGYLALSPLMPASDRQQLRDVMFASQMALGWCFPNAVMQYAVPQLEPLSIDVTALARRRDALSEALGRAGHGVLPPEGTFYLWARWSGDPVRQWEALADEGVFVMPGTLMKQPDYFRISLTASDAMVAQALPYLARRA
- a CDS encoding SDR family oxidoreductase produces the protein MTPVVVISGAAGALGTALAGHLVAHGYRVAGVGLRRHEERLRTLEADLGAGFAGFTLEADSTAAWDATLDAVGSRLGAVSGAALVAGGWRGGEPFHEDRDEGTWRSMLDENLESAQRALRALMPRLVAQRSGSVVVVGSRNVERPWSGAGAAGYTVAKTAVVALARVIAQEVLETGVRVNAVLPSTIDTPANRGAMPGADPSRWVSIESLSAVIEFLLSDAARDVSGAVVPVYGRA